One genomic region from Hippea jasoniae encodes:
- a CDS encoding flagellar basal body L-ring protein FlgH encodes MKRFATALAVLIFLSGCTTTNIERKYASMPEYVREAPSVKPKVVHHEGSLWNANSDNLFADIKARHVGDIVTVVVKEQAESVNSTSVKTQRSSSGGSGLTTFIGLQNKLFKAFNVQPGENGLFNASSSSKYAASGENKANNELTATITARIVKVLPNHKLFIRGEKQIYTNGEENTIILTGIIDEYQIAADDTIDSQYIADAKIFYNGKGIVSSSKNEGWLAKLWQLIRPF; translated from the coding sequence ATGAAGCGGTTTGCAACTGCCCTTGCTGTGTTGATTTTTTTAAGCGGCTGCACAACCACAAATATAGAAAGAAAATACGCATCTATGCCTGAATATGTTAGAGAGGCTCCTTCTGTAAAACCCAAGGTTGTTCACCATGAAGGCTCTCTGTGGAATGCCAATTCAGACAACCTTTTTGCCGATATAAAGGCAAGGCATGTTGGAGATATTGTAACAGTTGTTGTGAAGGAGCAGGCAGAAAGCGTTAACTCAACCTCTGTAAAAACTCAGCGCAGCTCAAGTGGTGGCAGTGGCCTTACTACATTCATTGGTTTACAAAACAAGCTATTTAAAGCATTTAATGTTCAGCCTGGAGAAAATGGGCTGTTTAATGCTTCAAGTTCGAGTAAATATGCAGCAAGCGGTGAAAATAAGGCAAATAATGAGTTAACAGCAACGATAACGGCAAGAATTGTGAAGGTTTTGCCAAACCATAAGCTGTTTATAAGAGGTGAAAAGCAAATATATACAAACGGTGAAGAAAACACGATTATTTTAACAGGCATAATTGATGAGTATCAAATAGCTGCAGATGATACGATCGATTCTCAATACATTGCAGATGCAAAGATATTCTATAACGGAAAAGGCATTGTAAGTTCAAGCAAAAATGAAGGATGGCTTGCAAAACTCTGGC